TTTGGCCACCAAACAACCCTTGACTCGCTCATGGACACCAATCCATCCTGCTTCCCTAAGCCCTAAATCCTCACCCTAGCAATAACGCGGTGATATTGAATAAAGGACTATTTAACTGATAACATCTATCAGCACTTACCTTTGATTTGTGGATATGCTGGTGCTTGTAGTCCGAGTCGAACTCCGGCTCGCTGAAGTAGCTCTGATCCTGATCCCAATTGGCCTGCGCCTGCGGCAGGGGTTGGGGTATTCCAGGACCGCCGGGCAGGATCTGGGGCGGGGCTGCCACCTCAGTGGACTCAAAGAGACGCAGCACGGAACGGTCCCTGATCTCGCGCAGATGCGAGCGCACGTCCTCCAGCTCGTAGAACATATCCTTGCTGGCATCGTGAATGTAAATCTTCACATTGGGCCCCTCCAGATATGACATGGTCAACTGGCGCGGAAACGAGCGTACGAACAGGGCGCGCACCGTATCAATCGATGTGATCTCGTTGGGCAGCAGGGCGCGCTTCGTCTCCGAGCGGTACTGCAGAAAGACCAGGCCCAGCGGTCGTTCCAGAGTTTTCGAGGGCGTGCGTACCACGGGGAGCGAGGAGCGCTGCTTGCCGCCCCTCCGGAATCCGGTGCTGGCCGTTTCCACCTCCGACATGATGCCGGGATCGTCGTCGAACAGCGGTCCCTGGTTGACAGGCGCATAACCCCGCATCGGTTGGTTCTTCTTGTTCTTCTGCGCGCGCGTACTCATCTAAGAAAATACCAAAATCAGAAACTGATGGCAGAAGCGGGTTGAGATGGAGCTCACCTCCAGATCCATGGCCCGCTGTTGCTGGGGCGCCATCTGATGGGCGTGTGGATGCTGCGAGCCGTACACCAGCATATCGCCGCCGAGCGTGTGTCGACGCGGATCGTCGCGTCGCATGGCTCGTCGTCTTTCGTCGCCACCTGGGAAAACACATAGACACTGAGGATGGGGCTACAGGTCCGTGGACGTCTGTTGGTCCTTAACATACCCTGTTCATTTGACGGAAGCCGTCCTGACTTTGCCTCATTCTGCCAGTCTTCTTCTGAAAGAGAGGGAGCAGGAGTTAGGCTGTGTCCCGGATTCATCTCGCTTCCTTCCGCTCTATGGATTCCGATTACTTACCGCCTTCTCGACCCTTGCGCTTCTTCTTCGAcgaggagctgctgctgccaccgaCGCTCTGGTTGGAGGAGGCGCTCTTATCTTTACTCTTCCAACGGATCAACATCCTGCAGCCGTTTGAGATGTGCGGAGCTCAGTGGCTATGTTGCAGCTGCAGAAAATGAGAGACAACGGGGCGTATGGGTAACGTGAAAATGTCATGCTTTTCTTGGTCTTTGTTTACGTTTGGTACCGGCAACAACACGCTaaaccgcacacacacaacatGCAACTTTGGTGTAGATAAACCATGTATCCTCGCACATTCTTTAACAGGGTGTGGTGGAATGGAGTGGAGCCTCGCAGTGCTAGTGCCAGTGCTCAAtgcaaaaagtatgcaacggAGTGCGCAAACTCTGCTCTGCGGCACGGAATGGAGCAAGAAAGCAGGACAGAGCGGAAGGCGTGACTGGAGCTGGATCTGGAACTGCATGCGGATCTGGATCGGGACCCCAGAGATGCGGCTGGCAGAACAGCCAATAATATTGAATGAATACTACTGTTCATCGCAGTTGCCATTTAGATGCCATTTGCTGAGATAACACGCCTCACTTTCGAATTTGTATCACATATGTAACGTTTTTGAAGTTGGAAGGCGCCTTAAACAAGGCATGTCAAGTTATTTTGGCTGCATGTACTCATTTTGCCTGTTGTTCTCTAGCAAGAAATCTGAGGAAGGGGCAGCAAAAGGAAACGGACGCAGAGATGTGTACACACGAAACATGGTATACTTTTCAGTGCAGCACTTCACGGGTTTTTGTGTGCCTGTGCCAGTGCCACTGCCTGGGAATATGTACATGTACACAGCCACCCACTTTCACTGCCCATCGGCATTATTGCGGGCCACTAAAGGAATTTTTGATTAGTTTTAGGTGCGGTGCCCCAGGCCCGTTTTTTCCCAGCCGCCTTTAATTGTGTCAGTTGCGTCCAGTTTCCAGGGCACGAGTGCACATTAAACACGGTGGAGGGGAGCTCGTGGCTGTTGACTTTTCCACACACGTCAGCGGTCAGTTGGCTGGATTCCGTTGGGTTTTCATGGGGGATCTCGTCCTGGCTGTACCTTGTATACCTATGCACCTTTGGGGGTGTGTGGGCGGTTCACCGGCGATGTTTCTGGCATTTTCTCGAACCGCACTTGCCTTGCCGATTCAGGAAGGTTTCACAATTAACGGGTCTAGGTGCTCATAGCTCGAGGACCTCACCGATTTAGCCGTGTCCTTAGGATAtagattcaattcaattcgCTCCGCTTTGCACTCGTCACTACACAGCTTTCTGGAGTCAGGAGTCAGGACACGGCACTCGTCCACCGACGCAGCATAACGCCAGAAGAGCAGAAATATTTCTGGTATATCTACACCGGAAAGCGTTTCCGCCCTAGCCGAACGAGGACTGCGTGGTTGCACGGACGCACGGCGCATGCGTTACCAATCGAGTGTTCCCGGACCAGCGAAGTTCCCTGGCATCCAGCCGTCAGGGGTCCTGGCATCCCTGCATTCCGACGCTGCTCTGTTGTGTGTGTTTAACTGCTGTCGGGGCAATCGGGTAACTTGCTCGGCGGTTGAGCGCATGTGGCTATCGAATGGCTCCAATCGATAACTGGGCGGAAGACCTTTAAAAACAGGTGACGCAACACATGCTTGTCCTGAGCCGGCTTGTTTATCCGGGAGCAGCCAGGATCCCGGCGGATGTCTGGACCCGCAGCCTCGCCCTGGTGGAGTTTCCCGGCCAGCGGCCTCGCTGTGAGCAGCGCCAGTTTGAATCGGACATGCGGGTCATCAGGGACTTCATCACTGCGAAGGAGGAGCAACTATTGATGCTTACTTGCCGTACGAGTTGAGCCACTGGGATAacgtgggtgggtgggtgagACAATATAGTATCGGATTCCTGGTTAAACTTCATACAACTTGCGGATTGCCTACGAATACCGCGAAGTTGAACGCCGAAAGTGGACTCCCCAAAACCGGGCCACGCTGGATCGCCTCCCGTGAGCTTCCTTCGGTGGTCATGCCCTTCGTGCCCATCGTGGACTTCGCTGACTCTGGCGCGATCAAGCCGCACGTGGGCAGCACTCGAGTGAGTTTGGCCAAAGAAGATTTTTTTTGATTTACGATTGTATTCGACAGTTTTGCCTGCTCTGCAACTGAAGCGGATGACCAAGGATCCCATGACTTTGCCAGCTACTCTGTGGATCTGCTCCTGCCGCGACGCTCGATCTACATCATGAGTGCCCTAGCGCGGTACGAGTTCACTCACGAAATCCTGGCCAGAGATCAGTCGTGGTTTAAGGAGCGCTTGGTGGAAAGGAGCCGACGCGTCTCCGTCATTTCTCGAAACGAACCTTGATTGTAGCATACGTATAGTATCATATTCTCACAGCTGGTGTACGTGTTCATATATACAATGAAAATTTATTCCGGTTTGGTGATCAGCTAATGTAATACAGACGGCGGACTGCGACGGATTACACGACGTGATTCAGCCATGTAATATATGATACACTAAATcaaatgtacatatacatagtATATCTTAAGCTAACTACTTGTACTTTATAAATATTGGGCTCACCTTTCTCACTCGCTTCAAATTTTCTACTCCCTCTTATAATCTTTTgaaatttgtgttttttgcTCAACAATGTATATGGGTTGATGCTTTTCTACTTTCATTTGTACGTTGTCGTCTCGTTTCATTTAAAGCTTAAAATATGAGAATGACAGAGACAGGGAGATTAATGGGCAACTGAGTGAGATGGAGAGAAGGTGCTTGGGAAAGGAGAAGGATACAAAAATCTACCGGACAAGGACTAGTCGCGGATTCAAGGATAACTGGGAAACAGTGATGTGTTGTCGCTAAACCTACGTTCATATTTGCACTTCTAGCCACTGCTAGTTAAAGTCTATGCCGTGCTTCCGGCTCGGGGAATGATATTATGGCCATAGGGACTCGTTTCTGGCGGGTCATCGGTCATCAGTCATCTAGCTCATCCCAGCTTTCGGCGTCgcggcagctgcagcggcaAGGCAACGACGGAAGCAGACGAGGTCGGATTCGCTGCCATCACCGGAAGGGCCAGAGCCACTGGAGCTGCGAGTCCGCCGCCCACGTACTGCAGATGCTGCACCACCGAGagctgtggctgctgctgcttgagCAGCTTAGCGGCAGCGTGTGCCTCCGCCGCAGCAACCACGACGGGGTGTACTGGCTCGGTGCCGACTCCTCCGTTGGCATGTGGACCGGTGCTTTCGCATTCGTCTTCGTCTGAGATCAGTGATATGCTGAGGTCGCTGGACAGTTTTAGGGAGATGGGCGTGGGCGGCGAGGGAGCCACCAAGGGCGCCACTTTGGCGCGCAATGCCGGCGACAGTTTCTGCAGCTGCTCCGGCATCAGGTCGTGCGTGTATTCCGGCACTCCACTAAAGGCCAGGCCTTCGCGTAGTTTGCTCAGCGAGAGTTCGTAAATACGGTTGGCGATGACCGTGTGAACAGTCGTCTCGTCCGGCAGCGTGGCTGTGATGCCTCCGCCCACGTCCACCTCCAGAAAACAGCCCGTTTCATTGCCGCCCTCTCCGCCTTCGGCGGTGGCGAATCCATTGGTGGCCGCCGTGGACGCTCGACACGGCTTGGGGTGGCCTGACACTCGCGTCAGGCAATTGGCAGTGGTGGAGGTGCGCGGCACCAACGAAACAGTTACCTCTTCGATGGTCTCCGACTGTGTGAGCGGTGCGAGCGGTGGCGGTGAGCGCATGGAGAGCTGGGAGCGCACTCTTGCCGTGCTGCTGGGTTCCTGCTCGCTGTGCTCGTCGTCGCTGGTTATCAGGA
The Drosophila mauritiana strain mau12 chromosome X, ASM438214v1, whole genome shotgun sequence DNA segment above includes these coding regions:
- the LOC117147071 gene encoding LOW QUALITY PROTEIN: uncharacterized protein LOC117147071 (The sequence of the model RefSeq protein was modified relative to this genomic sequence to represent the inferred CDS: inserted 2 bases in 1 codon); translated protein: HAGHQGLHHCEGGATIDAYLPYELSHWDNVGGWVRQYSIGFLVKLHTTCGLPTNTAKLNAESGLPKTGPRWIASRELPSVXSCPSCPSWTSLTLARSSRTWAALDFACSATEADDQGSHDFASYSVDLLLPRRSIYIMSALARYEFTHEILARDQSWFKERLVERSRRVSVISRNEP
- the LOC117147896 gene encoding protein a6 isoform X2 yields the protein MNQRHSEPFYISPRLFDNRRLKRRRCRWMERLLEHQRICMARMRAQAALASKTDRQLSHLQRRHVAATLQADVTIDLLSDDDETPSAGQSAAAGHNRLLIPAPGHRAPRVGRRQAPRRVATHSYPVTDSILITSDDEHSEQEPSSTARVRSQLSMRSPPPLAPLTQSETIEEVTVSLVPRTSTTANCLTRVSGHPKPCRASTAATNGFATAEGGEGGNETGCFLEVDVGGGITATLPDETTVHTVIANRIYELSLSKLREGLAFSGVPEYTHDLMPEQLQKLSPALRAKVAPLVAPSPPTPISLKLSSDLSISLISDEDECESTGPHANGGVGTEPVHPVVVAAAEAHAAAKLLKQQQPQLSVVQHLQYVGGGLAAPVALALPVMAANPTSSASVVALPLQLPRRRKLG
- the LOC117147896 gene encoding protein a6 isoform X1 gives rise to the protein MTLDNPWQAPPPLEDESTHSVNMNQRHSEPFYISPRLFDNRRLKRRRCRWMERLLEHQRICMARMRAQAALASKTDRQLSHLQRRHVAATLQADVTIDLLSDDDETPSAGQSAAAGHNRLLIPAPGHRAPRVGRRQAPRRVATHSYPVTDSILITSDDEHSEQEPSSTARVRSQLSMRSPPPLAPLTQSETIEEVTVSLVPRTSTTANCLTRVSGHPKPCRASTAATNGFATAEGGEGGNETGCFLEVDVGGGITATLPDETTVHTVIANRIYELSLSKLREGLAFSGVPEYTHDLMPEQLQKLSPALRAKVAPLVAPSPPTPISLKLSSDLSISLISDEDECESTGPHANGGVGTEPVHPVVVAAAEAHAAAKLLKQQQPQLSVVQHLQYVGGGLAAPVALALPVMAANPTSSASVVALPLQLPRRRKLG